The proteins below come from a single Streptococcus porcinus genomic window:
- the der gene encoding ribosome biogenesis GTPase Der, which produces MALPTVAIVGRPNVGKSTLFNRIAGERISIVEDVEGVTRDRIYTTGEWLNRKFSLIDTGGIDDVDAPFMEQIKHQAQIAMDEADVIVFVVSGKEGVTDADEYVAKMLYRTHKPVILAINKVDNPEMRNDIYDFYSLGLGDPYPLSSVHGIGTGDVLDAIVENLPVEEVEDNENIIRFSLIGRPNVGKSSLINAILGEDRVIASPVAGTTRDAIDTSFTDSEGQEFTMIDTAGMRKSGKVYENTEKYSVMRAMRAIDRSDVVLMVINAEEGIREYDKRIAGFAHEAGKGMIIVVNKWDTIAKDNHTVSKWEEDIRDQFQFLSYAPIIFVSALTKQRLNKLPELIKRISDSQNRRIPSAVLNDVIMDAIAINPTPTDKGKRLKIFYATQVSVKPPTFVIFVNEEELMHFSYLRFLENQIRAAFTFEGTPIHLIARKRK; this is translated from the coding sequence ATGGCTTTACCTACAGTTGCCATTGTTGGACGCCCGAATGTTGGCAAGTCCACATTATTTAACCGAATTGCAGGGGAACGTATTTCCATCGTTGAAGATGTTGAAGGCGTAACACGTGATCGTATCTATACAACCGGAGAATGGTTGAACCGCAAATTTTCATTGATTGATACTGGTGGGATTGACGATGTCGATGCTCCTTTTATGGAACAAATTAAACATCAGGCTCAAATTGCAATGGACGAAGCGGATGTTATTGTTTTTGTAGTCTCTGGTAAAGAAGGTGTTACTGATGCTGATGAGTATGTTGCTAAAATGCTCTATCGCACTCATAAACCAGTTATCTTAGCTATTAATAAAGTGGATAATCCAGAAATGCGTAATGATATTTATGATTTTTATTCACTTGGTTTGGGGGACCCTTATCCGCTATCATCTGTTCATGGTATTGGTACTGGAGATGTCTTAGATGCCATTGTAGAGAATTTACCCGTCGAAGAAGTCGAAGATAATGAAAATATCATCCGATTTAGTTTGATTGGACGTCCTAATGTAGGAAAATCGAGTTTAATCAATGCTATTTTAGGAGAAGACCGTGTTATTGCAAGTCCCGTGGCTGGAACAACTAGAGATGCTATTGATACGAGCTTTACAGATAGCGAGGGTCAGGAATTTACTATGATAGATACTGCAGGTATGCGTAAATCGGGTAAAGTCTATGAAAATACAGAAAAATATTCTGTTATGCGTGCTATGCGTGCTATTGATCGTTCAGATGTTGTTTTAATGGTCATCAATGCTGAGGAAGGCATTCGAGAGTACGATAAACGAATTGCTGGCTTTGCTCATGAAGCTGGTAAGGGGATGATTATTGTCGTTAATAAGTGGGATACCATTGCAAAGGATAACCATACCGTTTCAAAATGGGAAGAGGACATTCGTGATCAATTCCAATTTTTAAGTTATGCTCCAATCATTTTTGTTTCTGCCTTGACTAAGCAACGCTTAAATAAATTACCAGAATTAATTAAGCGTATCAGTGATTCACAAAATCGTCGTATTCCTTCAGCGGTTCTCAATGATGTTATTATGGATGCTATTGCAATTAATCCAACACCGACAGATAAAGGGAAGCGTCTTAAAATTTTCTATGCGACTCAGGTATCTGTAAAACCTCCAACTTTTGTTATTTTTGTTAATGAGGAAGAGTTGATGCACTTTTCTTACCTACGTTTCTTAGAAAATCAAATCCGTGCGGCTTTTACTTTTGAGGGGACACCGATTCATCTGATTGCGCGTAAGCGTAAGTAA
- the dnaI gene encoding primosomal protein DnaI, producing the protein MEKIGNTMEKLGKLNRVDSNQLIERILADPEVAAFITSQGLNQDEITLSLSKFNQFLLERQKYQTGDHSYIAKGYAPILVMNEGYADVSYQETKELVEAKEKAAISDRINLVNLPKSYRNINMTDIDVNNASRMQALSKILDFVEQYPNVSQKGLYLYGDMGIGKSYFMAAMARELSERKGVSTTLLHFPTFTIDVKNAISSGSVKDEIDAIKNVPVLILDDIGAEQATSWVRDEVLQVILQYRMLEELPTFFTSNYSLTDLERKWANIKGNDETWQAKRVMERVRYLAQEFHLEGANRR; encoded by the coding sequence ATGGAAAAAATTGGAAATACTATGGAAAAATTAGGAAAGCTTAACCGTGTAGATTCTAATCAATTAATTGAAAGGATTTTGGCAGATCCAGAAGTTGCAGCTTTTATCACTTCTCAAGGTCTGAATCAAGACGAAATAACTTTAAGTTTATCCAAATTTAATCAATTTTTACTTGAGCGTCAAAAGTACCAAACAGGTGATCATTCATATATTGCCAAAGGCTACGCACCAATATTGGTTATGAACGAAGGTTATGCAGACGTTTCTTATCAAGAAACAAAAGAATTGGTTGAAGCTAAGGAAAAAGCTGCCATTTCAGATCGTATTAATTTGGTCAATTTACCTAAATCTTATCGTAATATCAACATGACAGATATTGATGTCAATAATGCTAGTCGTATGCAAGCTTTATCTAAGATTCTTGATTTTGTTGAGCAATATCCTAATGTAAGTCAAAAAGGTTTATACCTATATGGTGACATGGGTATTGGAAAATCCTATTTTATGGCAGCTATGGCTAGAGAATTATCAGAACGTAAGGGCGTTTCAACAACTTTGCTTCATTTTCCGACTTTTACCATTGATGTCAAAAATGCCATTTCATCAGGTTCTGTAAAAGATGAAATCGATGCTATAAAAAATGTTCCAGTACTGATTCTAGATGATATAGGGGCAGAACAAGCAACCTCTTGGGTACGTGATGAGGTGTTGCAAGTGATCTTGCAATACCGTATGTTAGAGGAGTTGCCAACTTTTTTCACTTCTAATTATAGCTTGACTGATTTGGAGCGGAAATGGGCGAATATCAAGGGAAATGATGAAACTTGGCAGGCTAAGCGTGTAATGGAAAGAGTCCGCTACTTAGCGCAAGAATTCCACCTTGAAGGAGCTAACCGCCGTTAA
- a CDS encoding DnaD domain protein → MKPIDTYYYLKRNKVSYNANSLIQLYYPIIGSDALVVYQYLTHFFDDGKREHKYSEILNHLQFGMSRLEEALVVLTALDLVVLYQEVNHYLIKLQPALELEDFLINPIYKRLLEQKIGELALSELEVTIPNQARDISKKFSDVFGKAPADLDVTLKSKKNKIVFDLDSFQQLMTRDGLQFTNENEDVVRLYSIAEEYKMTWFDTYQLAKATAVSGKISPNRMIAQKKQMLTQPSKSEEFTQAEHIIIREAKKDKAQLFLEKIKKAKRATVTEDEKNLLIRLAQMDFLDEVINIMVLYTFNKTNSANLQKNYLLKVANDFSYQGVANAEEAILKMRAFEDRKGKPTTAKAKASKTNVPQWSNPDYQETTSAEEQEQLDKFKAEALKRLEKLKKGGE, encoded by the coding sequence ATGAAACCTATTGATACCTACTATTATCTGAAACGGAATAAGGTTTCTTATAATGCCAACAGTTTAATTCAGCTTTATTATCCCATTATTGGTAGTGATGCTTTAGTGGTTTATCAGTATTTAACACATTTTTTTGACGATGGGAAACGTGAACATAAATATAGTGAAATTCTCAATCATTTGCAATTTGGGATGTCACGTTTAGAAGAAGCTTTGGTTGTCCTCACAGCACTTGACTTAGTAGTTTTGTACCAAGAGGTCAACCATTATCTTATTAAATTGCAACCAGCTTTGGAGTTAGAAGATTTTTTGATTAATCCAATTTATAAACGTTTACTGGAACAGAAAATTGGAGAACTAGCTCTGTCTGAGTTGGAGGTTACCATTCCAAATCAAGCTAGAGATATTTCAAAAAAATTTTCAGATGTGTTTGGAAAAGCACCAGCAGATCTTGACGTAACTCTGAAATCTAAGAAAAATAAGATAGTTTTTGATTTAGATAGCTTTCAACAATTGATGACTCGTGATGGCTTGCAGTTTACTAATGAAAATGAAGATGTTGTAAGACTTTATAGTATCGCCGAAGAATATAAAATGACATGGTTTGATACGTATCAATTAGCCAAGGCAACAGCTGTGAGTGGGAAAATCTCACCAAATCGGATGATTGCTCAGAAAAAACAAATGCTGACCCAACCCTCAAAATCAGAAGAGTTTACTCAGGCAGAACACATTATTATTCGTGAAGCAAAAAAAGACAAGGCTCAGTTATTTTTAGAAAAAATAAAAAAAGCTAAAAGAGCAACGGTGACTGAGGATGAAAAAAATCTTCTCATAAGATTAGCCCAAATGGATTTTTTGGATGAAGTTATTAATATCATGGTTTTATATACCTTTAATAAAACCAATTCAGCTAATCTTCAGAAAAATTATTTGTTGAAAGTTGCCAACGATTTTTCGTACCAAGGAGTGGCAAATGCCGAAGAAGCTATCCTAAAGATGCGTGCATTTGAAGATCGTAAAGGCAAACCAACTACTGCCAAAGCAAAAGCATCTAAAACAAATGTTCCTCAATGGAGTAATCCAGATTATCAAGAAACGACAAGTGCTGAGGAGCAAGAGCAACTTGATAAATTCAAAGCAGAGGCCTTAAAACGCTTAGAAAAATTGAAAAAAGGTGGTGAGTAG
- the nrdR gene encoding transcriptional regulator NrdR, translating into MRCPKCNYNKSSVIDSRQAEDGNTIRRRRECEKCHTRFTTFERLEELPLLVIKKDGTREQFSRDKILNGVVQSAQKRPVSSTDIENLISRIEQKVRADYENEVSSTSIGNLVMEELAELDEITYVRFASVYKSFKDVDEIEALLQQITSRVRGKKKSNVTDETY; encoded by the coding sequence GTGCGTTGTCCAAAGTGTAATTATAATAAATCCAGTGTTATCGATAGCCGACAAGCTGAAGACGGTAATACGATTAGACGTCGAAGAGAGTGTGAAAAATGTCATACACGTTTTACTACTTTTGAGCGCTTAGAAGAACTCCCACTTTTAGTCATTAAAAAAGACGGGACAAGAGAGCAATTTTCCCGGGATAAAATCCTAAATGGTGTGGTTCAAAGTGCTCAAAAACGCCCAGTTTCAAGTACTGATATCGAAAATTTGATTTCTAGAATTGAGCAAAAAGTTAGAGCTGATTATGAGAACGAAGTGTCAAGTACCTCTATTGGTAATTTGGTGATGGAAGAGTTAGCTGAACTAGATGAGATTACTTATGTTCGTTTTGCCAGTGTCTATAAAAGCTTTAAAGATGTTGATGAGATTGAAGCGCTGCTGCAACAAATCACATCCCGTGTTCGTGGGAAGAAAAAGAGTAATGTGACAGATGAAACCTATTGA
- a CDS encoding HAMP domain-containing sensor histidine kinase produces MKNRKVRKYKRSLPKRLSSLFFVLFFCIFSAFTMVAYYSTDYFLVKKETQAITHTSDLVRVRLSKVNSNFSFDNLANVLYTNHKANLKIASEKGLELIRSRRDLTNILDTKQEIYIYNTDKKMIFTTDESEFSYDLVGPLNKVFKDEVEGEYRGFSLIKKVYSNRSGKLVGYVQIYQDLEDYYVIRARLLLWLIFVELFGTSLAYVIIYISTRKFLEPLNNLHDVMRNISENPNNLNLRSRIRSGDEIEELSGIFDTMLDKVESYTKLQSRFISDVSHELRTPVAIIKGHIGLLQRWGKEDEEILEESLSATAHEADRMAIMINDMLDMIRVQGSFEGHQKDTMVLEASIETVIGNFRVLREDFIFNWEPRTKETLACIYKNHFEQALMILIDNAIKYSRVEKKISLDLETDGKQAIVKVSDRGEGISNEDIKHIFERFYRSDKSRNRTSTQAGLGIGLSILEQIVEGYDLKMEVKSELNKGSTFIIYIPLAD; encoded by the coding sequence ATGAAAAATCGGAAAGTAAGAAAATATAAAAGATCATTACCTAAACGCTTGTCTAGCTTATTCTTTGTTTTGTTTTTCTGTATTTTTTCTGCATTTACAATGGTTGCTTACTATTCTACTGATTATTTTTTAGTAAAAAAAGAAACCCAAGCAATCACTCATACTAGTGATTTAGTTAGAGTTCGTCTGTCCAAGGTGAACTCTAATTTTTCATTTGATAATTTAGCAAATGTACTCTATACAAATCATAAAGCAAATTTAAAGATTGCATCTGAAAAAGGACTTGAACTGATTCGAAGTCGTCGTGACTTGACGAATATTTTAGATACCAAACAAGAAATTTATATCTATAATACAGATAAAAAAATGATTTTCACGACTGATGAATCTGAATTTTCCTATGACTTAGTTGGTCCATTGAATAAAGTTTTTAAAGATGAAGTTGAAGGAGAGTACCGAGGGTTCTCTCTTATCAAAAAGGTTTACTCGAATCGCAGTGGCAAACTAGTCGGTTACGTTCAAATTTATCAAGATTTAGAAGACTACTATGTTATTAGAGCTCGCTTGCTCTTATGGTTGATTTTTGTGGAATTGTTTGGCACTAGTCTGGCATATGTCATTATTTATATTTCAACGCGGAAATTTCTTGAACCTTTAAACAATCTTCATGATGTCATGCGAAATATTTCTGAAAATCCAAATAATCTAAATCTAAGATCGCGGATTAGGTCTGGAGATGAAATCGAAGAATTATCAGGAATCTTTGATACCATGTTAGATAAAGTTGAAAGTTATACGAAGCTACAGTCTCGGTTCATCAGTGATGTAAGTCACGAGCTTCGTACTCCAGTTGCTATTATTAAAGGGCATATTGGACTGCTACAACGTTGGGGGAAGGAAGATGAAGAGATTTTAGAGGAGAGTCTTTCAGCAACGGCACACGAAGCGGATCGTATGGCAATTATGATTAATGATATGTTAGATATGATACGAGTTCAAGGAAGTTTTGAAGGTCATCAAAAGGATACAATGGTTTTAGAGGCTTCAATTGAAACCGTTATTGGGAATTTCCGTGTTCTGAGAGAAGACTTTATTTTCAATTGGGAACCAAGAACAAAAGAGACCCTTGCTTGTATCTATAAAAATCATTTCGAGCAGGCTCTAATGATTCTGATTGATAATGCCATTAAGTACTCTCGGGTTGAAAAGAAGATTTCTCTTGACTTAGAGACTGATGGTAAACAAGCTATTGTAAAAGTTTCTGACCGAGGTGAAGGGATCTCTAATGAAGATATTAAGCATATTTTTGAACGTTTTTATCGTAGCGACAAATCTCGAAACCGGACTAGTACTCAGGCTGGTTTAGGTATTGGCTTATCAATTCTAGAACAAATTGTAGAAGGTTACGATTTGAAGATGGAAGTTAAGAGTGAGCTGAACAAAGGCTCAACCTTTATCATTTACATACCATTAGCAGACTAA
- the covR gene encoding two-component system response regulator CovR, whose translation MTKKILIVEDEKNLARFVSLELQHEGYEVTVEVNGREGLETALEKDFDLILLDLMLPEMDGFEVTRRLQTEKTTYIMMMTARDSIMDVVAGLDRGADDYIVKPFAIEELLARIRAIFRRQDIETEKKAPNQGVYRDLVLNPQNRSVNRGDDEISLTKREYDLLNILMTNMNRVMTREELLSNVWKYDEAVETNVVDVYVRYLRGKIDMPGRESYIQTVRGMGYVIREK comes from the coding sequence ATGACAAAGAAAATTCTAATTGTGGAAGATGAAAAAAATCTCGCACGGTTTGTCTCACTTGAACTTCAACATGAAGGTTACGAGGTGACAGTAGAAGTAAACGGTCGTGAAGGCCTAGAAACAGCGTTAGAAAAAGATTTTGATTTAATTTTACTAGATTTAATGCTTCCAGAAATGGACGGTTTTGAGGTTACTCGTCGTCTTCAAACAGAGAAAACTACCTATATCATGATGATGACTGCACGTGATTCTATTATGGACGTCGTGGCAGGTCTCGATCGCGGTGCAGATGATTATATTGTCAAACCATTCGCTATTGAAGAGTTGTTAGCCCGTATTCGGGCAATTTTCCGCCGTCAAGATATTGAAACTGAAAAGAAAGCACCTAATCAAGGTGTTTATCGCGATCTAGTTTTGAACCCTCAAAATAGATCCGTGAACCGTGGCGATGATGAAATTTCACTAACAAAACGTGAGTATGATCTCTTGAATATCCTTATGACAAATATGAATCGTGTCATGACTCGAGAAGAGTTGCTTTCTAATGTTTGGAAATATGATGAAGCCGTTGAAACAAATGTTGTGGATGTTTACGTTCGTTATCTTCGTGGCAAAATTGACATGCCTGGTCGTGAATCTTATATCCAGACTGTTCGTGGCATGGGTTATGTTATCCGCGAAAAATAG
- a CDS encoding YceD family protein, giving the protein MLNISEIKKKQEPISFDHYLEIKKSLIERDPSIIDIKDVHVVGTVSYDDGLYHLNYQLSYSLTLPSSRSMEPVERLENQSIQEFFAEEGAVKDMGDKIDESLVLILEDDSIDLEVSAIDNILLSIPLQILTDKELESDEMPSGNDWEVLTEDQFQALQAEKKKGNNPFASLDGLFDE; this is encoded by the coding sequence ATGTTAAACATTTCAGAAATCAAGAAAAAACAAGAACCAATTTCATTTGACCACTATTTGGAGATAAAGAAAAGTCTCATAGAACGTGATCCATCGATTATTGATATCAAGGATGTTCACGTGGTTGGCACAGTCAGTTATGATGATGGTCTTTACCATTTAAATTATCAATTAAGCTATTCATTGACTTTACCTTCTAGTCGTTCCATGGAACCAGTTGAAAGATTAGAAAACCAGTCGATACAGGAATTTTTCGCAGAAGAAGGAGCTGTTAAAGACATGGGGGATAAGATTGATGAAAGCCTAGTATTGATTTTAGAAGATGATAGCATTGATTTAGAAGTGAGTGCTATTGATAACATATTATTATCGATTCCATTACAAATCTTAACTGACAAAGAATTAGAGTCGGATGAAATGCCTTCTGGTAATGATTGGGAAGTTTTAACAGAGGATCAGTTTCAAGCTTTACAAGCTGAAAAGAAAAAAGGGAACAATCCTTTTGCAAGTTTAGATGGCTTGTTTGATGAATAA
- the htpX gene encoding zinc metalloprotease HtpX: MLYQQISHNKRRTVILIIAFFFLLTAIGAAAGYLLARSYQLGIVIALIVGSIYAFSMIFQSTAVVMSMNNAREITVDEAPDFFHIVEDMAMVAQIPMPKVYIIDDPSLNAFATGSSPQNAAVAATSGLLQVMNREELEGVIGHEISHIRNYDIRISTIAVALASAIALISSIGSHMMWYGGGSRSRDDDRDDSALGIFLLLFSFLSLILAPIVASLVQLAISRQREYLADASSVELTRNPEGMIKALQKLQDSQPLSSPIDSASAALYINEPRKKEDVSNLFSTHPPIEDRIERLRHM; encoded by the coding sequence ATGCTCTATCAACAAATTTCTCATAATAAGCGACGCACAGTTATTCTCATTATCGCCTTTTTCTTCCTATTAACAGCAATAGGTGCTGCCGCAGGCTATTTATTGGCTAGGTCATATCAGTTGGGTATAGTTATCGCGCTGATTGTTGGCTCTATTTATGCTTTTAGTATGATTTTTCAATCCACAGCTGTAGTTATGAGTATGAATAATGCAAGGGAAATTACGGTTGATGAGGCTCCTGACTTTTTTCACATTGTTGAGGATATGGCAATGGTTGCCCAGATACCGATGCCAAAAGTTTACATTATCGATGATCCTTCTTTAAATGCTTTTGCTACAGGATCAAGTCCTCAAAACGCAGCAGTAGCTGCAACAAGTGGTTTGTTGCAAGTTATGAATCGCGAGGAATTAGAGGGAGTTATTGGGCATGAAATTAGTCACATCCGTAACTACGATATTCGAATTTCAACAATTGCAGTTGCTTTAGCAAGTGCAATTGCTCTAATTTCCAGCATTGGTAGCCATATGATGTGGTATGGAGGTGGTAGTAGAAGTCGTGATGATGACCGAGATGATAGTGCTTTAGGAATATTTCTGTTACTCTTTTCCTTTTTGTCACTGATATTGGCCCCAATAGTAGCTTCACTTGTCCAATTGGCTATTTCTAGACAAAGGGAATACTTAGCTGATGCAAGTTCAGTTGAATTAACACGTAATCCTGAAGGTATGATTAAAGCTTTGCAAAAATTACAAGATTCTCAACCATTATCTAGTCCCATAGATAGTGCGAGTGCGGCCCTCTACATTAATGAACCACGTAAAAAAGAAGATGTTTCGAATTTATTCAGTACACATCCTCCTATCGAAGATCGAATTGAGCGATTGCGTCATATGTGA
- a CDS encoding LemA family protein: MTFVIILVLIALLALWLMSSYNSLVKSRMHTKEAWSQIDVQLKRRNDLIPNLIETVKGYAAYEEKTFQKITELRSQVAHASTPAATMEASNELTKQVASLIAVAENYPDLKANTNFLKLQDELTNTENKISYSRQLFNTTTSNYNMKLETFPSNLVAKMFGFKPSEFLQTPDEEKAVPKVEFNF; the protein is encoded by the coding sequence ATGACATTTGTAATTATTTTAGTCCTTATAGCGCTCTTAGCCCTTTGGTTAATGTCTAGCTATAATAGTCTTGTTAAAAGCAGGATGCATACCAAGGAAGCTTGGAGTCAAATCGATGTTCAATTAAAAAGAAGGAACGATTTAATTCCTAACTTGATTGAAACCGTGAAAGGATATGCTGCTTATGAAGAAAAAACCTTTCAGAAAATCACAGAACTTCGTTCACAGGTTGCCCACGCTTCAACGCCCGCAGCAACTATGGAAGCTTCAAATGAACTAACTAAACAAGTTGCAAGCTTGATAGCAGTAGCTGAGAACTATCCAGATTTAAAGGCCAATACTAATTTCTTGAAGTTACAAGATGAATTGACTAATACTGAAAATAAAATTTCTTACTCACGTCAATTGTTTAATACAACAACATCTAATTACAATATGAAATTAGAAACTTTTCCAAGCAACCTTGTAGCGAAAATGTTTGGGTTTAAACCAAGTGAATTTCTGCAAACACCTGATGAAGAAAAAGCAGTTCCAAAAGTGGAATTTAATTTCTAA
- the rsmG gene encoding 16S rRNA (guanine(527)-N(7))-methyltransferase RsmG has product MTPEEFYQTLAKSGYNLSQKQKDQFDTYFNTLIEWNQKINLTAITEKNDVYLKHFYDSIAPILQGYIPNQPIQLLDIGAGAGFPSLPMKIIFPQLQVTIIDSLNKRITFLAHLTQELGLDGVTFYHGRAEDFGQDKDFRSKYDLVTARAVARMQILSELTIPFLKVGGQLIALKAQAADQELDDARRALHLLFSQVVSNHHYQLPNGDDRYMTIVEKKKETPNKYPRKAGIPNKKPL; this is encoded by the coding sequence ATGACCCCAGAAGAATTTTACCAAACGTTAGCAAAGTCTGGATATAACCTAAGCCAAAAGCAAAAAGATCAGTTTGATACCTATTTTAACACCCTAATTGAGTGGAACCAAAAGATTAATTTAACAGCAATTACTGAAAAAAATGATGTCTACCTAAAACATTTCTACGATTCTATTGCTCCTATCTTGCAAGGTTATATTCCTAATCAGCCTATTCAACTCCTAGATATCGGCGCCGGAGCAGGCTTTCCAAGCCTTCCTATGAAAATTATCTTTCCACAACTGCAAGTAACTATCATCGACTCTTTAAACAAGCGGATTACCTTCTTAGCCCATTTAACTCAGGAACTAGGCTTAGATGGAGTGACTTTTTATCATGGCAGAGCAGAAGATTTTGGTCAAGATAAGGACTTTCGCTCTAAATACGACTTAGTTACAGCACGTGCCGTAGCCAGAATGCAAATTCTGTCAGAGTTAACAATCCCTTTCCTAAAAGTTGGAGGACAACTCATCGCCCTCAAAGCGCAAGCTGCTGACCAAGAGTTAGATGATGCCCGCAGGGCACTTCACCTTCTCTTTTCACAAGTAGTTAGCAACCACCATTATCAATTACCAAATGGTGACGATCGGTACATGACCATTGTTGAAAAGAAAAAAGAAACACCTAATAAATACCCACGTAAAGCTGGGATACCAAATAAAAAACCACTTTAA
- the ktrB gene encoding potassium uptake transporter channel subunit KtrB yields MRLPPIRTWTVTQKLTLSFASVILIGTTLLSSPLTHSPSAHQATFLDHLFNVVSMVCVTGLSVIPVSEAYNGLGQTIVICLMQIGGLGLVSFIAFSTFALKRKMDLSGHTLLQSALNRKDSKNLKDFLFFAYKITFIIEMLACAIIAIEFVPRFGWKNGLFNSVFLAVSAFCNAGFDNLGSSSLKDFVLNPTINFVISALIIFGGIGFAVWHDVTENLRRYFVEKPKCHGLFYRKLSNQTRLVLQTTGLILVLGTLLTWFLEKDNPKTIANYTFIEQLMVSFFQTVTMRTAGFATLSYLDTLAPTNFLYMIQMVIGGAPGGTAGGIKVTTVAITILLLKAELSGQSQVTFQNRIITSRTVKQTMSVLIFFMSVFIIGYTLLLSVEPTLDPVALLFEAVSAIDTVGVTMDITPKLSTPGRVIIMFLMFIGRVGPITFLLSLIQRKEKTIRYATTDILVG; encoded by the coding sequence ATGAGACTACCACCTATCAGAACTTGGACGGTCACACAAAAATTGACCCTAAGTTTTGCTTCTGTTATTCTAATCGGCACCACCCTGCTGTCTTCGCCTTTGACACACTCCCCAAGTGCCCATCAAGCTACTTTTTTAGATCATCTATTCAATGTTGTATCCATGGTGTGTGTAACGGGCCTATCAGTCATACCTGTTTCCGAAGCTTATAACGGCCTAGGTCAAACGATTGTTATTTGTCTCATGCAAATTGGAGGACTTGGGCTAGTAAGTTTTATTGCTTTTAGTACCTTTGCTTTAAAGCGTAAAATGGATTTGTCTGGCCATACCTTACTACAGTCTGCCTTAAACCGAAAAGATAGTAAAAACTTAAAAGATTTTCTTTTCTTTGCTTATAAGATTACCTTTATCATCGAAATGCTCGCATGTGCAATTATCGCAATTGAATTCGTTCCTCGTTTTGGTTGGAAAAATGGTCTATTCAATAGTGTTTTTTTAGCTGTCTCTGCTTTCTGCAATGCCGGTTTTGATAATTTGGGGAGCTCTAGCCTAAAAGATTTTGTTCTCAACCCAACAATTAATTTTGTTATCTCTGCTCTGATCATCTTCGGAGGAATTGGTTTTGCTGTCTGGCACGATGTCACGGAAAACTTGAGACGCTATTTCGTTGAAAAACCAAAATGTCATGGTTTATTTTACCGAAAACTATCCAATCAAACTAGACTAGTACTTCAAACCACTGGCCTTATCTTAGTCTTAGGAACTTTATTAACCTGGTTTTTGGAAAAAGATAATCCTAAAACAATTGCTAATTACACCTTCATAGAACAACTGATGGTTAGCTTTTTTCAAACCGTAACGATGCGGACTGCTGGCTTTGCTACTTTATCCTACCTAGACACGTTAGCACCAACAAATTTTCTTTACATGATTCAAATGGTTATTGGTGGGGCTCCTGGAGGAACTGCGGGAGGTATCAAAGTAACAACTGTAGCCATTACTATTTTACTTTTAAAAGCAGAGCTTTCTGGACAATCCCAAGTAACATTCCAAAATCGGATTATCACTAGTCGAACCGTAAAACAAACAATGTCTGTTTTAATCTTCTTTATGTCAGTATTTATCATTGGCTATACCCTTCTACTCAGCGTAGAACCTACTTTAGATCCTGTCGCCCTACTTTTTGAAGCAGTTTCAGCAATTGATACCGTTGGGGTTACAATGGATATTACTCCAAAATTATCTACACCAGGTAGGGTCATCATTATGTTCTTAATGTTTATTGGACGTGTAGGGCCTATTACTTTTTTACTGAGCTTAATTCAAAGAAAAGAAAAAACAATCCGATATGCAACCACAGATATTTTAGTAGGATAA